CATCGGCGCGGAAGTTTCGATCAATTCGCGCAATGATTGCCCTTGCACAAATTCGGTGACGAGGTACGGAATCCGGTGGTGTTTGCCGGAACCCAGCCCGCGCAAAATCGCCGGGTGATGCAACGTCTGCATCACTTCCAGCTCGCGTTGGAATCGTTCGAACTGCGCGGGATCGCCCATGATGCTCGCATCTGGGACCTTAAGCGCGACCTCGCAACGATTCACCACATCGAACGCGCGATAAATGTCGCTCATCCCGCCCTGGGCAAGGTGGGCTTGGATTTGATAGTTGTCGAACTGGTCGCCAATCTGTAGCATGTCGGCGGGCATTATAGCATAGCTATTCATGGATGGCTAACCGCTGATTGAATCGGGCGCATTTTACATTGAGTAGAGGCGAAGCATTTGCATCAAACTCCCGGCTTGGACGGTCGCTTTTCAAATGGAAACCAACTTGCCAAAGAATCATATCGTGGCAAATGCTTCGCCCCTACCTGGGATGCGCCCATTGAATTTGATCAAAACGCTTGATGAATCTAGGGCAAACCGCTCGCCAGGATGCTAGTCCATTCTGGGAGTTGGATTACTTGCTCAAGCGACACGGGCAACGCCGGCTCAACCGCTCGTGAACACAGATCACATTGCCACCATCCTACATCATGCCACGCGCCCAGTTTATAACCGACCGCGCGAAAGACGCCAATCGGCGCAAATCCTAACGCTTCGTGCAAGCCAACGCTGGCAGGGTTGGGCAGAGCGATTCCCGCGTACGCGATATAAAATCCTTGCAATCGAATAATCTGCATTAAAACTGTGTAGAGCGCCTTGCCGATTCCAGCGCGCTGGGAGGACGGAGCAACGTACGCCGAGACATCCACCGCCCATTGGTACGCGGCGCGCGTGCGATGTGAACTGGCGTACGCGTAACCCAGGATTTTTCGCTCAGAGACACAGACCAGCCACGGAAATTGCACAAGCGTTTTCGAGATGCGCGCGCGCATCTCATCCACTGTAGGTGGTTCGAGTTCAAACGAAATGGCGGTCTGCTGAACGAACGGCGCGTAAATCGCTTGAATTTGTTCCGCATCTGCTTCAGTAGCAAGACGAATCATCGGCTTCATTACAAGCCCTCGCGTATTTTGGATTTTGGGGTGAAGGTTCAACCATGCGGAGGTTTGCCGGCGCAATTCTCGGGGAATCGAATCCGACATGGTCGCGCGATGTCTTGGCAACATCGTTGATGACCGTCGCAAGGATAGAATCAACTGCGCGGCGTGTACATGATAATGATAACGCCAATCAACGCGACCAGCCCGCCGATCAAGTCGAAGCGGTCGGGCAGATTCTTGTCCACGACCCAGCCCCACACAATCGAGAGCGCGACAAAGACACCGCCATAGGCGGCATAGACGCGCCCAAAGTTCGCGGGTTGAAAAGTCGGGATGACGCCGTACACGAACAACACACCGCCGCCCAAAAGACCCAGCCACATACTTTTCCCTTCGCGCAACCAGAGCCACACCAAATAACCGCCGCCAATTTCGCACAAACCGGCAATGGCAAAATAAATCAATGACTGAATTATCTGCATCGTCAAACTTCTAGGGTCAATCGGGAGTGAAAGAACATCGCGACGTGCCGCGAAATCCACTCGCGCAACGACAATCCTTTGCGCGATGAACTGTTGCCGGCAGGCGAGGGAGACAAGCGTTGAATGTGAATGGTGATCGCCGAACAATTGTCGTCGGTCTGCCGTTCGAGCGCGAGATTGATCAAACGTAGACTCAACTCTTGCGCGCGATTCGTCTGTGCAGTGAGTTCCGCAAACTCGTCATCTTGAATCACCGACCACACGCCATCGCTGCACAACACGACCCGGTCGCCTTCGCGCAAGGTGTGTTGCGTAATGTCCGGTTGGACGAACAAGGTCAAGCCAATCCCCTTCGTCAGAATCGAACGTTGCGCGTGCGTGCGAACCTTGTCCGCCGACAACACTTTCATCCGCACGAGTTCGCCGACCGTCGTATGATCCTCCGTCAAGCACGTCGCGCGACCATCGCGAATCAGGTACGCGCGGCTATCGCCCACGTGCGCGAGATAAAGTTGATTGCCGACGACTCCCGCGGCGGTCAACGTCGTGCCCATGCGCCCCGCGCCCAGGCGTTGCGCTTGCTTGTAGACTCCCAGGTTTGCCGATTCGATGCCGCGTCGCAACGCGCGTTCCACGGGCAACGCGCGTTCGCCATAAAACGCCTCGAATAGTTTTTCGAGCGCGAGCGTACTCGCCATGTCACCGTGCGCGTATCCGCCCATGCCATCCGCCACGCCGAACAACCATCCCCGCTCCGCAGTCAGATGCCCGTTGGGCAATTGAATCGCGTCTTGATTATCCTCGCGCACGGGACCGATATGGCTTAGTCCGCTGGAATCGAACTCGGGTAAAATCGGTTTCAAATCGGATCACCTCAAACGATGCCTTTGTCTGAATCCAGGTTTTTTGGAGAAACCTGGATTCTCTTCCGTTCATCAAACGAAATTGACAAAGGAATTACTCGAAACAAGATTACCCCTGTTGCGTTCTGCTCTTCTCCCCCTCTAAAGATTCACAGAACGCCAACAGGGGGACGAACCGAGAAATAAGGGCGTCCTATTTCTCGGTTGTGATGTGATGTGTCGGCGAAACGAGCGTGCGTTCGCGACGCATTTTCATCACGACTACATAGACCACACCTAACGCCAACCACGCCGCCGCAATTCCCAGGGCGAGGTACGTGGCTTGCGCGGTTACTCCACTCGATGTTGTTCCAACAATACAAATCACCAGCACCATGCCTAGATTGGCGATCAATCCGAATATAGGCAAGATAACATGTCGCAACCAATTGAATTCATGATTGCCCACAAACGCGACCACTGCCAGTCCGCAGATAAGCGCGTACAGGACGAACGTTCCCAGGTTCGAAGCGAGCGTGATGCCGGTCAGCGCGACGACGCCGCCGACCACACCCAGCGAACCAATAAGCGCCGAAGTGATCGTAAGGAGAACCACGGCGACATAGGGCGTCGCATACTGCGCGTGCAACAAACCCATAATGTCCGGCATCTCCTCATCTTGCGACATGGCGAAACTGATTCGCACGCCGGTGTTCATCGCCGTCAATGTCGCGGCGAGCAGCGCGAGCGCAACCGTTGCGGCAATCGTCAGCATGACGACGAATCCATTGCCGCCCAAAAGCGGATCGCCGATTTGGATTGCCAGGTCGCCCATCGGCGCGCGCGACGCCGCAGACGCGGCGATGCCGGTGAGCGCGCCCACTTTCAATCGGTCATTTTGGATGACGCTTACCGCAAAGTATTCCACCAGGTAAACGAGCAGACCTTGGATGAGCAACGCGAGAATCGCGCCGCGCGGGACATCGCGTTTGGGATTCGTGGCGACCGCGCCCAATACTGTGGTGGATTCAAAACCGACGAGAATCAGAATCGCGATGGATGCCTGAAACAGCATCCCGCTCCATTCGTGCGGCAGAACGATCGAGGCAACCGAGGGGTGATACCACTCACTCGGCGCGAGATTCGACGGATTGTAAAGACGAAAGAGAATGGCAAGCACGGCAAAAACGACGAGCATCGTAATTTGAATCGCGTTGAGCACGATGGACGATGTGGTCGAACCGGTGATGCCGCGCAACGCGAGAAATCCGACGAACGCGGCAAAGGCGCACGCCAGCAACACTTGACCCCAAATGGTGGGATGATAGCCGAATTGCTCGGCGATATAATTCGCCAAATTCGCCATGAACGCGACCATCACGCCGGGATAGACCCAGTAAAACAGGTGCGCCGCCCAGCCGGTAATGAATTTCACCGGGCGCGCCCAGCGATGATGTTTCGAATCGGCGCGATCCATAAACACGCGTTGGGCAAAGTGGTACGCACTGCGACTCCCGGCATCCGGGTAACGATACGCCAATTCGGAAAAAGCGAGCGCGGTCAAAAACGCAACCAGCAATGCCATCACCACGCCCGCCCACATATCCCGCGCTGTGCTAATGCCGTTCGCGTCCGTGCTCGCGGCTTGCAATTGCAAGGTTAACCACAAGAACGCGCCCGGCGCCATCAACGCCATCGCGTTCACTGTGACGCCGGTCAGTCCCAGGGTTTTCTTAACGCTTGGCTGAGTACCCATGTCCGCTCCGGGAATCGGCAGCATCCGTTTTCATTGAGGAGGCTTGAGCCATTTTTCTAACTTTTCGATGAACAAGACGAGGGGCCACAGGAGAACGATTCGCAACGCATTGACCAGGAATTGCAACCATTCCAACCAATTTAATCGTTTGGTATTGGTCCCTTCCAAATGAATGTACGCGATCAAAACTCCCATCGCCAGATAGATCAGCGCAGGTGGTGACATCCTTGTTCCATCACAATCCCAGTTTCATAGAAATTTCGTAACTGTTCAGTTTCAAAACATCCCATTGTTATAAGGAAGAGGCGGAGTTGCGCGCAAGACCTGTCAGGTTCGCGTCGCGAATACCTGACAGGTCTTACATCGCAATGTCGCTTGAACTACTCGGTGGCGCTCGCGGTTGCGCCGGAGGGCACGCGCGCGGGAGATCCGGACTTGATGACTTCGGGCACCGGCTCCCAATCCTTGGGATAACCGAGCACGCCCATTTCCGGCAAGTCCAATCCTGCCAACTCGACCTCGCGCGATACGCGCAACAGTTTGAACGCGGACAAGACCTGGAAGAACACGTAGGATCCGCCGATCACGGTCACGGCAATCGCTACGACTTCCGCGCCTTGCGCGAGAATCTGGGACGAGCCACCGTACAGCAACCCAGTCACCGGCGTCGCGACGCCGTTCCACGCCGCCGAATCCGGATTGCCATTCGCAAAGATGCCGACCGCCAACACGCCCCACACACCATTCGCAAAGTGCACCGGGATCGCGCCAACGGGATCGTCAATCTTGGCTTTCTCTAGCACGGTCGCGGCGACACACACCCACACGCCGGCGACGAGTCCGATGATGACCGCACCCGTACTATCCACGAACGCGCACGGCGCGGTGATCGCCACCAAACCGGCAAGGATGCCGTTGACCGACATGGACGGATCCGGTTTTTTGGTTGGACCAACGACCCACATGTAGAGCATCGCCGCGCAACCACCCGCCGCGCCAGCCATCAACGTATTGATCGCGGCGTTGACCGCCAAGTTGCGGAATCCGCCGACAAAGCCCAGCGCCGACCCAGGATTGAAACCGAACCATCCAAAGAACAGGATGATGGTACCCAAGATGCCCAACGAAATGCTGTGACCGGGGATGGCATTGGCAGAACCGTCCTTGTTGAATTTACCGATACGCGGACCGATGACGATTGCGCCCGCCAACGCGACCGAGCCGCCGATCATGTGCACAACACCGGAACCGGCAAAGTCCACCGCGCCATTACCCCAGCCCATCGTGCGACCCAGGTTCGCGAGCCAACCGCCGCCCCACACCCAGTTGCCGACCAACGGGTAGATGATCATGCTGACCCACAAGCCCATCAACGCAAAGCCGACGAACTTGAATCGTTCCGCCAGCGAACCGGTGGGAATCGTCGCGGCAGTATCCATGAACACCATCTGGAACAGAAAGAACGCCAACACGCCGAAATTCGCGCCCAGCCCACCCAGCATAAAGCCAGAAAGACCCAGGACGCCCGAACCGCCGATGAGCAATGGTTGATCGAGCACACCCGTCCAATCGCCCAGAGTGACCGGCGAGAAAGCCCAGGCATCGAGACCATTGATCGTGGGGTAAGTAAAGTTCACGCCGCCGAACTGAAAGGCAAAGCCAGTCAACCAGTACCCGACCGCGCCGATGCAAAACACCATCATGTTCATCATCATCGTGTGTGCGACGTTCTTGTTGCGGGTAAAGCCAGTCTCGACGAGCGCAAACCCGGCTTGCATAAAGAATACGAGAAAACCGGCGACGAGCACCCACAACACATTCACACTGACAATGGCGTCGTCGAGCTTTGGGTTTGCCGGTTCGGGACCCTGAGCCGAAGCGACACCCGCCGTGCCGAGCAACAGCGCGGCGAATAATACGATTATGGCAACGCGCACCAAATTCATGGATTTCATTTCTTCTTCTCCTTATAGATTTTTTTCTGAACTCGATCCGCCTCGCGGTTCACCCAGGACTGCGGCCGCTATGCCCAGCGCGCGCTGCGACGAAGATCAAGATGTCATTCGATTGGTTGAACGATCAATACCACCCCACATGCCCTTTCAGCATCACCAATGCCGATGCGAGAATCATCGCGATCAAGGTAGGCGGCACGGCAATCCAGATCCAACGTTTCCAACCGATGGGTCCGTGATTCCGCTCCATGAACGAATACGCCACGACATTCGCCGACGCGCCGATGGGAGTCAGGTTTCCGCCCATGTCAATCCCCAGCGCCAACGACCAGACCATCAATGCCAGGGCAGGCATCCCAGGTGTTTGCGACAGGTCTCGAAGCACATAACTCATCGCCAGGGCGAGCGGCACATTGTCCACGATTCCACTCACCAATCCGGGTCCCCAATGCAACGCCATGATAAAAGCGGAAGGATTCGATAAAGCCACCGACGACAACGAATCTGCTAATCGCTCAAACAACTGGACTTTTTCCAATCCGCCGATCAGCACAAATAACCCGGCAAAGAACAAGATGCTTTCGCCATCCACTTTGAGAATTACGGTCTTGCGATGCCCTGGTCGCAAAGCGATCAGCGCCAACCCGGCTGGGACCAGCGCGGCAACCGCCGACGTAATCGGCAATCCCGTCACCGCCGACAAAGGCAAATGGAAGATCAACATTCCCACCGCCATCAGAAAACTCACGATCCCGACACGCGTTAGATGCGCGTGGACGGGTTCACTGTGCAGTTCTTCGATCTCACGCACCGTCTCTTCCGTCAGTGCGACATGCGCGTCTTTAAGCGTCCTGCGATTGATCAGATAGAAAATCACCAACAGTACGAACGCGGCGGCAGCGGAGATAGGACCGGTATGCGCCGCGAAATCGCCAAAGTTAAAACCCAGTTCTGTTCCCAGGATCACATTCGGCGGATCGCCGACCAGGGTTGCCGCGCCGCCCGTGTTCGCCGCGCATACTTCGGCGATGATTAGCGGCACCGGGTCAAGCTTGAGCAAGCGACAAAGTTGCAGAGTGAGCGCCGAGAGAAACAGCATCACAGTGATACTATCCATGAACATCGCCAAGAATGCCGCGAGAACAAT
The Chloroflexota bacterium genome window above contains:
- a CDS encoding N-acetyltransferase, coding for MKPMIRLATEADAEQIQAIYAPFVQQTAISFELEPPTVDEMRARISKTLVQFPWLVCVSERKILGYAYASSHRTRAAYQWAVDVSAYVAPSSQRAGIGKALYTVLMQIIRLQGFYIAYAGIALPNPASVGLHEALGFAPIGVFRAVGYKLGAWHDVGWWQCDLCSRAVEPALPVSLEQVIQLPEWTSILASGLP
- a CDS encoding YnfA family protein, coding for MQIIQSLIYFAIAGLCEIGGGYLVWLWLREGKSMWLGLLGGGVLFVYGVIPTFQPANFGRVYAAYGGVFVALSIVWGWVVDKNLPDRFDLIGGLVALIGVIIIMYTPRS
- a CDS encoding serine/threonine-protein phosphatase, with amino-acid sequence MKPILPEFDSSGLSHIGPVREDNQDAIQLPNGHLTAERGWLFGVADGMGGYAHGDMASTLALEKLFEAFYGERALPVERALRRGIESANLGVYKQAQRLGAGRMGTTLTAAGVVGNQLYLAHVGDSRAYLIRDGRATCLTEDHTTVGELVRMKVLSADKVRTHAQRSILTKGIGLTLFVQPDITQHTLREGDRVVLCSDGVWSVIQDDEFAELTAQTNRAQELSLRLINLALERQTDDNCSAITIHIQRLSPSPAGNSSSRKGLSLREWISRHVAMFFHSRLTLEV
- a CDS encoding APC family permease — protein: MGTQPSVKKTLGLTGVTVNAMALMAPGAFLWLTLQLQAASTDANGISTARDMWAGVVMALLVAFLTALAFSELAYRYPDAGSRSAYHFAQRVFMDRADSKHHRWARPVKFITGWAAHLFYWVYPGVMVAFMANLANYIAEQFGYHPTIWGQVLLACAFAAFVGFLALRGITGSTTSSIVLNAIQITMLVVFAVLAILFRLYNPSNLAPSEWYHPSVASIVLPHEWSGMLFQASIAILILVGFESTTVLGAVATNPKRDVPRGAILALLIQGLLVYLVEYFAVSVIQNDRLKVGALTGIAASAASRAPMGDLAIQIGDPLLGGNGFVVMLTIAATVALALLAATLTAMNTGVRISFAMSQDEEMPDIMGLLHAQYATPYVAVVLLTITSALIGSLGVVGGVVALTGITLASNLGTFVLYALICGLAVVAFVGNHEFNWLRHVILPIFGLIANLGMVLVICIVGTTSSGVTAQATYLALGIAAAWLALGVVYVVVMKMRRERTLVSPTHHITTEK
- a CDS encoding ammonium transporter; the protein is MNLVRVAIIVLFAALLLGTAGVASAQGPEPANPKLDDAIVSVNVLWVLVAGFLVFFMQAGFALVETGFTRNKNVAHTMMMNMMVFCIGAVGYWLTGFAFQFGGVNFTYPTINGLDAWAFSPVTLGDWTGVLDQPLLIGGSGVLGLSGFMLGGLGANFGVLAFFLFQMVFMDTAATIPTGSLAERFKFVGFALMGLWVSMIIYPLVGNWVWGGGWLANLGRTMGWGNGAVDFAGSGVVHMIGGSVALAGAIVIGPRIGKFNKDGSANAIPGHSISLGILGTIILFFGWFGFNPGSALGFVGGFRNLAVNAAINTLMAGAAGGCAAMLYMWVVGPTKKPDPSMSVNGILAGLVAITAPCAFVDSTGAVIIGLVAGVWVCVAATVLEKAKIDDPVGAIPVHFANGVWGVLAVGIFANGNPDSAAWNGVATPVTGLLYGGSSQILAQGAEVVAIAVTVIGGSYVFFQVLSAFKLLRVSREVELAGLDLPEMGVLGYPKDWEPVPEVIKSGSPARVPSGATASATE
- a CDS encoding anion permease, giving the protein MFIALPIFVLAYIAIASEKFPRHWVALTGGGVLVVSGVLSPVEALSYMNWETLGLLSGMFVLVSILHEAGFFSWLAMTAVRRVNYKPASLFIVLIVLAAFLAMFMDSITVMLFLSALTLQLCRLLKLDPVPLIIAEVCAANTGGAATLVGDPPNVILGTELGFNFGDFAAHTGPISAAAAFVLLVIFYLINRRTLKDAHVALTEETVREIEELHSEPVHAHLTRVGIVSFLMAVGMLIFHLPLSAVTGLPITSAVAALVPAGLALIALRPGHRKTVILKVDGESILFFAGLFVLIGGLEKVQLFERLADSLSSVALSNPSAFIMALHWGPGLVSGIVDNVPLALAMSYVLRDLSQTPGMPALALMVWSLALGIDMGGNLTPIGASANVVAYSFMERNHGPIGWKRWIWIAVPPTLIAMILASALVMLKGHVGWY